A genomic stretch from Helianthus annuus cultivar XRQ/B chromosome 1, HanXRQr2.0-SUNRISE, whole genome shotgun sequence includes:
- the LOC110942106 gene encoding protein SCARECROW, with the protein MKMVRKRTASDMELQPDTGNYHHHHRMLRRPPGSNPLDIAGIHGLLSSTSTDTSHNNLANVDVTGIGSGTGIISTSINHPPNYSTMTLPSSSSTNTANLMSSSTATNYLTNKNTSPPLCVFSGLPMFPPDKSYNSNSSNTVNSNTGMSFLTGGGNGNGNGNGNGIVMPNDDSMTATVWVDNIIKDLINSSSDVSIPHLIHNVREIIHPCNPNLATLLEYRLRSLTDPPSLVDQQPVNNDSFQPRVPVRGKQTQTTSFPLPPADLHCQLDWTGEGFNAGEATPETIITSINQQQQQQQQQQREENESPPSQPPPATDQNTQAAAMALREKKREELRQQKRDEEGLHLLTLLLQCAEAVAADNFEEANKMLLEISELSTPYGTAAQRVAAYFSEAMSARLMSSCLGIYTTLPPNVAVSQTLKKMTSAFQVFNGISPFVKFSHFTANQAIQEAFEREDRVHIIDLDIMQGLQWPGLFHILASRPGGPPFVRLTGLGNSLDALEATGKRLSDFADKLGLPFEFSAVAEKVGNLNPERLKVSKREAVAVHWLQHSLYDVTGSDTNTLWFLQRLAPKVVTVVEQDLSHAGSFLGRFVEAIHYYSALFDSLGSSYGEESEERHVVEQQLLSKEIRNVLAIGGPSRSGEVKFNNWREKLEQCGFKGISLAGNAAAQATLLLGMFPSNGYTLVEDKGTLKLGWKDLCLLTASAWRP; encoded by the exons ATGAAAATGGTGAGAAAAAGGACAGCTTCCGATATGGAGCTCCAACCAGATACCGGaaactaccaccaccaccacaggatGTTACGTAGACCACCCGGGTCGAATCCACTCGACATTGCGGGTATCCACGGGTTATTATCTTCTACATCAACAGATACTTCTCATAATAATCTTGCTAATGTGGATGTTACTGGTATTGGTAGTGGTACTGGTATTATAAGTACTAGTATTAACCACCCACCTAACTACTCCACTATGACGCTGCCGTCATCATCGTCTACAAACACGGCGAATCTGATGTCATCATCCACGGCAACAAACTACTTAACTAACAAAAACACTTCTCCTCCGTTATGTGTCTTTTCCGGCCTCCCCATGTTTCCACCTGACAAGAGTTataacagcaacagcagcaacaccGTCAATTCTAACACCGGTATGAGCTTCTTAACCGGTGGTGGTAACGGTAACGGTAATGGTAACGGTAACGGCATCGTCATGCCGAATGATGACTCCATGACGGCGACGGTGTGGGTAGATAACATCATAAAAGACTTGATTAACAGTTCAAGTGACGTGTCCATACCTCATCTTATTCATAACGTTAGAGAAATCATTCACCCGTGTAACCCTAATTTGGCCACTTTACTCGAATACAGGCTTCGTTCGTTAACAGATCCACCGAGTTTGGTAGACCAGCAGCCTGTTAATAATGATAGTTTTCAACCTAGGGTTCCGGTGAGAGGAAAACAGACGCAAACGACGTCGTTTCCACTTCCTCCAGCTGATTTACATTGTCAGTTAGATTGGACCGGTGAGGGCTTCAACGCCGGTGAAGCTACTCCTGAAACTATTATTACATCCATCaatcaacaacagcagcagcaacagcaacaacaacgaGAAGAAAATGAATCTCCACCGTCACAACCACCGCCAGCAACAGATCAAAACACACAAGCGGCGGCAATGGCGTTACGAGAGAAGAAACGAGAGGAGCTTCGACAGCAGAAACGAGATGAAGAAGGTTTACATCTTCTTACTTTGCTGTTACAATGTGCTGAAGCGGTTGCAGCTGACAACTTTGAAGAAGCAAATAAGATGCTACTCGAAATCTCCGAGCTGTCAACGCCGTACGGCACCGCAGCACAGCGCGTTGCAGCATACTTCTCCGAAGCAATGTCTGCCAGACTGATGAGTTCATGTCTAGGAATATACACAACACTCCCTCCGAATGTTGCGGTTTCTCAAACCCTAAAAAAGATGACGTCAGCTTTCCAAGTGTTCAATGGTATCAGTCCGTTTGTTAAGTTCTCGCATTTTACGGCGAATCAAGCGATACAGGAAGCGTTCGAGAGGGAAGATAGGGTGCACATTATTGATTTGGATATCATGCAAGGGTTGCAGTGGCCTGGGCTTTTTCATATTTTGGCGTCCAGGCCCGGTGGGCCGCCGTTTGTGCGGCTCACCGGATTGGGGAACTCGTTGGATGCGCTCGAGGCGACTGGAAAACGGTTGTCGGATTTTGCGGATAAGTTGGGACTTCCGTTTGAGTTCTCGGCTGTCGCGGAGAAAGTTGGGAATTTGAACCCGGAGAGATTGAAGGTGAGCAAGAGGGAAGCGGTTGCGGTTCATTGGTTACAGCATTCGTTGTATGATGTCACTGGATCCGACACCAATACGTTATGGTTTCTTCAGAg ATTGGCTCCAAAAGTCGTGACGGTGGTCGAGCAGGATCTGAGCCATGCGGGTTCGTTTCTGGGAAGATTTGTAGAGGCTATACACTACTACTCAGCATTGTTCGACTCGTTGGGGTCAAGCTATGGGGAAGAGAGTGAAGAAAGGCATGTGGTGGAACAACAGTTGCTGTCGAAGGAGATTAGGAACGTGTTGGCGATAGGGGGCCCGTCGAGGAGTGGGGAGGTGAAGTTTAATAATTGGAGGGAGAAGCTGGAACAATGTGGGTTCAAGGGTATATCTTTAGCTGGAAATGCTGCAGCCCAAGCAACACTTTTGTTAGGGATGTTTCCGTCAAATGGCTACACGCTGGTAGAGGACAAGGGCACGCTTAAGCTTGGATGGAAAGACCTTTGTTTGCTTACTGCCTCTGCATGGAGACCTTAG